The following are encoded together in the Arcticibacterium luteifluviistationis genome:
- a CDS encoding ABC transporter ATP-binding protein encodes MTDVVIHADNLTRKFGDFTAVDGISFDVKAGEIFGFLGANGAGKTTAMRILCGLLEPTSGIARVAGFDVYKENEEIKKNIGYMSQKFSLYETLTVRENITFFGGIYGIPRKQLKEKGNALIERLGLEEHADKLVGSLPLGWKQKISFSTAILHEPKIVFLDEPTGGVDPITRRQFWDMIYEASSRGITVFVTTHYMDEAEYCDRVSIMVDGAIAALDAPAEMKKAFQAKDMNEVFLKLARGAKRGD; translated from the coding sequence ATGACTGACGTGGTAATTCATGCTGACAATCTCACCAGAAAATTTGGTGACTTCACCGCAGTAGACGGCATAAGTTTTGACGTAAAAGCTGGCGAAATATTTGGTTTTTTAGGAGCAAATGGTGCGGGAAAAACTACAGCCATGCGAATTCTCTGTGGACTATTAGAACCCACCTCAGGTATAGCACGTGTGGCAGGTTTTGATGTATACAAAGAGAATGAAGAAATCAAAAAAAACATAGGCTATATGAGTCAAAAGTTCTCCTTGTATGAGACTTTGACGGTGAGAGAGAATATTACTTTTTTCGGGGGCATTTATGGTATTCCCAGAAAGCAGCTGAAAGAAAAAGGGAATGCTCTTATTGAAAGGTTAGGCCTAGAGGAGCACGCAGATAAATTGGTAGGCTCATTGCCGCTAGGCTGGAAACAAAAGATATCTTTTTCTACCGCCATTCTTCACGAGCCCAAAATTGTATTTTTAGATGAACCTACAGGTGGTGTAGACCCTATTACAAGGCGTCAGTTTTGGGACATGATTTATGAAGCATCTAGCAGAGGTATTACGGTTTTTGTAACCACACATTACATGGATGAAGCAGAATATTGCGACCGTGTAAGTATTATGGTAGATGGTGCCATAGCAGCTTTAGATGCACCTGCTGAGATGAAAAAGGCTTTTCAGGCAAAGGATATGAATGAAGTGTTTTTAAAACTGGCTAGAGGAGCCAAAAGAGGAGATTAG
- a CDS encoding ABC transporter ATP-binding protein has translation MIAVKVENITKTYDKGKVLALDNISLSVNEGELFGIIGPDGAGKTTLFRVLTTLLIADAGSAEVAGFDVVSGIWDIRKIVGYMPGKFSLYQDLSIEENLNFFATVFDTTLEKNYYLIKDIYDQIEPFKHRLAGDLSGGMKQKLALCCALIHEPKVLFLDEPTTGVDPVSRVEFWDMLDKLKAKGITIVVSTPYMDEATRCDRIALIQNGRILELDTLTNIIERHRLKTFAVKGVQRYQLMLDIKSYEGTSSCFAFGEENHVTLKANLPDENKLKAYLKDCGHADVSVAEVEPDIEDTFIKLMLEND, from the coding sequence ATGATAGCCGTAAAAGTTGAAAATATCACCAAAACGTATGACAAGGGCAAGGTACTCGCTCTTGATAATATCAGCCTATCGGTCAATGAGGGAGAACTTTTTGGCATAATTGGGCCAGATGGAGCGGGAAAAACAACCCTGTTTAGGGTTTTAACCACGCTTTTAATAGCCGATGCTGGAAGTGCTGAAGTGGCTGGCTTTGATGTGGTGTCAGGCATTTGGGATATAAGAAAGATAGTAGGTTATATGCCTGGAAAGTTTTCGCTTTATCAAGATTTAAGTATTGAAGAAAACCTCAATTTTTTTGCAACAGTTTTTGATACCACTTTAGAAAAAAACTATTACCTCATTAAAGATATTTATGACCAAATAGAACCTTTCAAACATCGTTTGGCAGGTGATTTATCAGGTGGTATGAAGCAAAAGTTAGCACTGTGCTGTGCCTTGATTCACGAACCTAAAGTGCTCTTTTTAGATGAACCCACCACTGGGGTTGATCCTGTTTCTAGGGTGGAGTTTTGGGACATGCTAGACAAGCTAAAAGCGAAAGGAATTACCATAGTGGTTTCTACCCCTTATATGGACGAAGCCACCCGTTGCGATAGAATAGCTTTGATTCAAAACGGACGAATACTGGAATTAGACACGCTTACTAATATAATAGAGCGTCATAGATTGAAAACTTTTGCTGTAAAAGGTGTTCAGCGATACCAACTCATGCTAGACATTAAGTCTTACGAAGGCACCAGTAGTTGTTTCGCTTTTGGTGAAGAAAATCATGTGACGCTAAAGGCTAATTTACCAGACGAGAATAAGCTGAAAGCGTATTTAAAAGACTGCGGGCATGCAGATGTTTCTGTAGCCGAGGTAGAACCTGATATTGAAGATACTTTTATTAAACTGATGCTGGAAAATGACTGA
- a CDS encoding HlyD family secretion protein, which yields MTGQHILKLTFLAAVIVGCSGGENDFDASGVFEAKEIIVSSESSGKILELVIEEGTVLTEGQIIGNIDCENLNLQKAQLEASYDAIGAKRNSSGPQVGILKQQLVTQNKQLAAQRQQYLVIEKEQKRLEKLVKAEAVPVKQLDDLNGNLEVLLKQIEAAESQLNVTKQQITSAEQQIAIGNRAVMSEEKPMQERIAQMENMIGKCQIQNPQAGTVLVKYAEQNEMTAPGKALYKLADMTELKLRAYLTNGQLAKVKVGQEVQVLIDNGEDGYKELKGVVEWISDKAEFTPKTIQTKDERANLVYATKIKVKNDGFLKIGMYGEVKL from the coding sequence ATGACAGGACAACATATATTAAAACTAACCTTTTTAGCGGCTGTGATAGTAGGCTGTAGTGGAGGTGAAAATGACTTTGACGCATCTGGTGTATTCGAAGCAAAAGAAATCATTGTTTCTTCAGAAAGCTCAGGTAAGATTTTAGAGCTGGTTATAGAAGAGGGCACGGTTTTGACCGAAGGCCAAATCATAGGAAATATTGACTGCGAAAACCTAAACCTTCAGAAGGCACAACTAGAAGCGAGCTATGATGCCATAGGAGCCAAAAGGAACTCTTCAGGCCCTCAGGTTGGGATTTTGAAGCAACAATTAGTAACTCAGAACAAACAGTTGGCAGCTCAGCGTCAGCAGTATTTGGTTATCGAAAAAGAACAAAAAAGACTGGAGAAACTGGTAAAAGCGGAGGCCGTACCGGTCAAACAGTTGGATGATTTAAATGGGAATTTGGAAGTACTTCTAAAGCAAATTGAAGCTGCAGAGAGCCAGTTAAATGTGACTAAACAGCAAATAACTTCGGCAGAACAGCAAATTGCGATTGGCAACCGTGCTGTCATGAGTGAAGAAAAACCGATGCAAGAGCGAATAGCTCAAATGGAAAACATGATTGGCAAATGCCAAATTCAAAACCCTCAGGCTGGAACAGTATTGGTGAAATATGCAGAGCAAAATGAAATGACAGCTCCAGGAAAAGCCTTATATAAATTGGCAGACATGACCGAGCTAAAACTAAGAGCATACTTGACTAATGGCCAGCTAGCAAAAGTGAAAGTAGGACAGGAGGTGCAAGTGCTGATAGATAACGGTGAGGATGGGTATAAAGAATTAAAGGGTGTGGTAGAGTGGATTTCTGACAAAGCAGAGTTTACACCAAAAACAATTCAGACTAAAGACGAGCGAGCAAATTTGGTTTACGCTACCAAAATCAAAGTGAAAAATGATGGTTTCTTAAAAATAGGTATGTACGGAGAAGTGAAGCTTTAA
- a CDS encoding TolC family protein — protein sequence MKKTFALIFLIAGSLHAQTNIGLDDLISKARDFNPQQEQMGLIDEITALQIKNLKGAYLPQSSLNGQATWQSEVTSLPIRIPGVDIELPAQDQYKVTLDIQQNLYDGGLTASQKSMALANQKVEKAKVEVDLYKSEEQVTALYFGVLFANRQKGNAELILTEINANLERVKAAIENGVAIKSNLLALEAKKIELEQSLIEIDKKKEAALEGIYLLTGAQLSKETVFESPATFQINSYENDRPELSLLSAQQQSIMASESLVKSKNKPKVALFGTGGYGRPGLNFLARDFSPYFMGGLQLKVPLSHLYNGVQQSEIQQLKVNRLRIEKQKESFDIASNVQLASLKKEIERLESLIESDNKLIAIREEITEVSSAQLENGIITATDYLEELNKQDLAKRNLILHEVQLMQANRNIKIILGQ from the coding sequence ATGAAAAAGACATTCGCACTAATATTTTTAATTGCAGGTTCGCTTCATGCTCAAACCAATATTGGTTTGGATGATTTGATTTCCAAGGCTCGTGATTTTAATCCGCAACAGGAGCAGATGGGTCTTATTGATGAGATTACGGCTTTGCAAATCAAGAATCTTAAAGGAGCCTATTTGCCGCAATCTTCATTAAATGGACAGGCTACATGGCAATCAGAAGTTACTTCTTTGCCTATTAGGATTCCAGGAGTTGATATTGAGCTTCCAGCTCAAGACCAATATAAAGTAACTTTGGATATTCAGCAAAACCTTTATGATGGCGGGCTTACAGCTAGTCAAAAGTCTATGGCACTAGCAAATCAAAAAGTGGAAAAGGCTAAGGTGGAGGTTGACCTTTATAAATCGGAAGAACAGGTGACAGCCTTGTATTTCGGTGTTTTGTTTGCCAACCGGCAGAAAGGTAACGCTGAGTTAATCTTAACAGAGATTAATGCCAATTTGGAAAGAGTAAAGGCGGCTATTGAAAATGGCGTAGCCATCAAAAGTAACTTACTGGCTTTAGAGGCTAAAAAGATAGAGCTAGAGCAAAGCCTTATAGAAATTGACAAGAAAAAAGAAGCGGCTTTAGAAGGTATTTATCTTTTGACGGGAGCACAGCTGAGTAAAGAAACGGTTTTTGAATCACCAGCTACTTTTCAGATTAATTCTTACGAAAACGACCGACCTGAGTTAAGCCTACTTTCTGCACAGCAGCAGTCTATCATGGCTTCGGAGAGTTTGGTGAAATCTAAGAACAAACCAAAGGTTGCCCTCTTTGGAACAGGTGGTTATGGTAGGCCAGGTCTTAACTTTTTGGCTAGAGATTTTTCGCCCTATTTCATGGGTGGTTTGCAGTTAAAAGTGCCATTAAGTCATTTATATAATGGTGTGCAGCAAAGTGAAATTCAACAATTAAAGGTGAATAGGCTAAGAATAGAAAAGCAAAAAGAGAGCTTCGATATAGCTTCCAATGTACAGTTGGCTTCGCTTAAAAAAGAAATAGAAAGGCTAGAGAGTTTAATAGAAAGTGATAATAAGCTGATAGCTATAAGAGAGGAAATAACGGAGGTGTCTAGTGCTCAGCTAGAAAATGGAATTATTACCGCCACCGACTATTTAGAAGAACTTAACAAGCAAGATTTGGCGAAACGAAATTTGATTCTTCACGAAGTTCAGCTGATGCAAGCCAATAGAAATATTAAAATCATTTTGGGTCAATAA
- a CDS encoding TetR/AcrR family transcriptional regulator has protein sequence MTQEASTELKILKAAEDIFIRDGIDGARMQEIADTAGINKAMLHYYFRSKKLLFERVFAEKAKYFFPEVSSIFQTDNSMVEKLEVFIEKYILFMNENPFIPFFIISTVNKRGNDGFIEKLPFKEAIAQNFIKSYADDLKLGRVPELDPMQLLLSVLGMCIFPYLSRPILMHNFGADEEVFEDLMLARIDELKRYIRKILIVD, from the coding sequence TTGACACAAGAAGCATCTACAGAGTTAAAGATTTTAAAGGCAGCCGAAGATATTTTCATTAGAGATGGTATTGATGGTGCCCGCATGCAAGAAATTGCCGATACGGCAGGAATTAATAAAGCGATGTTGCACTATTATTTCCGTTCTAAAAAACTCCTATTCGAACGAGTTTTTGCCGAAAAGGCCAAGTACTTCTTCCCTGAAGTTTCCAGTATTTTCCAGACCGATAATTCTATGGTAGAGAAGTTGGAGGTTTTTATAGAGAAGTACATCTTATTCATGAATGAAAATCCTTTTATACCTTTTTTCATAATTAGTACGGTTAATAAAAGGGGAAATGATGGATTTATAGAAAAGCTGCCGTTTAAAGAAGCTATTGCACAAAACTTCATAAAAAGTTATGCGGATGACCTGAAACTAGGTCGGGTGCCAGAGCTTGACCCTATGCAGTTGTTACTTTCAGTTTTAGGAATGTGCATTTTTCCATACCTCTCTAGGCCTATTTTGATGCATAACTTTGGAGCAGATGAGGAGGTTTTTGAGGACTTGATGCTTGCTAGAATTGACGAGTTAAAGCGATATATCCGAAAAATTTTAATAGTGGATTAA
- a CDS encoding VCBS repeat-containing protein — MKKYIFFCLTVFTLSCQKSGDTLFVAIDAADSGINFKNGIEETNDLNVLVYEYFYNGGGVAAADFDNDGLTDLYFTANQGADKIYKNLGALKFEDKSEVAGIKWNNEWKTGVTVVDINADGLLDIYVSVSGNEERPDLRKNKFYINEGGFKFTDRAAEYGLDCDGFTTQTAFFDYDKDGDLDAYVMNHNVKDFKRFDVEAIHFMRDQYAGDKLFRNDDGKFTDVSKEAGIKGNPIGFGLGISVSDLNQDGWPDIYISNDYLEGDYLYVNNQDGTFSDKISEMVDHTSYFSMGNDVADINNDALPDIFTADMLPEDNRRQKLLFGPDNYEGYLNMLQNGFHPEVMRNMLHINGGNGQFSEMGQLAGISNTDWSWSPLLADFDNDGFKDMFISNGYLRDYTNNDFVKFYSEQRSEGNDNVLDIINKMPSTKTANYAFRNNGGQTFENVQESWGFDVARITNGAIYADLDNDGDLEIITNNLNEVASIFENRTNEKGHFIGVNLKGNSSQILNTKIKVYADGSSQYREFSPNHGFQSSYYGPQVFGLGDLTSVEKIEVIYPDGKGQTLMNPAVDTYIDVAYTPEELLENENDVPLFKELDFQLVEHSQKHLNDFNRQILLPWMYSYQGPCLTKGDIDNDGIEDFYLGGGKGFPGQLMKGLGNGKYKATNKLVFKQWELCTDVDAEFFDADSDGDLDLYVVGGGYEYLPNDLMLQNRLFLNDGKGNFSKNDTSFPADIFSDAAVEVFDFDNDGDQDIFVAGFVVPGDYPKANPSRMYINDGGVFKNLNTDLFTKLGLIKDAKAVDYDSDGKMDLVLAGEWTDIKILRNTGTGFEQVNDAISSGTGFWQSLLFEDFDGDGDMDLIAGNLGLNSQYCASDKEPLQLHLADFDGNGRIDPVISCFIQGESYPAYSRDELLDHIGSLRKVYTTYEIYSGVTTQKFLDNFPNIKPEVFKATNLSSSYFRNDNGKFVKVDLPVQMQAAPIYAMLAKDLNGDGKKDLIAAGNNTHTRVRIGNISANHGQVFLNDGHGNFSFLAPSKTGLNLKGETRALLEIDKKLLVGQSQDKLRMFSFK, encoded by the coding sequence ATGAAAAAATACATCTTTTTTTGTCTTACTGTTTTTACGCTTTCTTGTCAAAAGTCGGGCGACACCTTATTTGTAGCTATAGATGCTGCCGATTCAGGAATCAACTTTAAAAATGGCATTGAAGAAACCAATGATTTAAATGTCTTGGTTTATGAATATTTCTATAATGGAGGTGGCGTGGCAGCGGCAGACTTTGATAATGACGGTTTAACAGATTTATACTTTACCGCTAATCAAGGTGCAGATAAGATTTATAAAAACTTAGGAGCATTAAAGTTTGAAGACAAATCAGAAGTAGCTGGCATTAAATGGAATAATGAATGGAAAACGGGAGTAACGGTAGTCGATATTAATGCAGATGGTCTTTTAGATATTTATGTGTCGGTATCGGGAAATGAAGAACGACCAGACCTCAGAAAGAATAAGTTTTATATAAACGAAGGTGGTTTTAAGTTTACTGATAGGGCTGCAGAGTATGGTTTAGACTGCGATGGTTTTACCACGCAAACGGCCTTTTTTGATTATGACAAAGACGGCGATTTAGATGCTTATGTCATGAATCATAACGTGAAAGATTTTAAGCGTTTTGACGTAGAAGCCATTCACTTCATGCGTGACCAGTATGCCGGCGATAAACTTTTTAGGAATGATGATGGCAAGTTTACCGATGTCAGCAAAGAAGCAGGAATTAAAGGAAATCCTATTGGTTTTGGTTTAGGAATTAGCGTGTCAGACCTAAATCAAGATGGCTGGCCAGATATTTATATTTCAAATGATTATTTGGAAGGGGATTATCTCTATGTAAATAATCAAGATGGAACATTTTCTGATAAGATTTCGGAGATGGTAGACCATACAAGCTACTTCAGCATGGGGAATGACGTGGCAGATATTAATAACGATGCTTTACCGGATATTTTTACGGCAGACATGCTTCCTGAAGATAATAGGCGTCAAAAATTGCTTTTTGGACCAGATAATTATGAAGGATATTTAAACATGCTGCAAAACGGATTTCACCCTGAAGTGATGCGGAATATGCTGCACATCAATGGGGGTAATGGACAGTTTTCAGAAATGGGTCAACTTGCCGGAATCTCCAATACAGATTGGAGTTGGTCTCCTTTATTAGCCGATTTTGACAATGACGGTTTTAAAGACATGTTTATATCAAATGGCTATCTGAGAGATTATACCAACAATGATTTTGTCAAATTCTATTCAGAACAACGAAGTGAAGGCAATGACAATGTTTTAGATATCATTAATAAAATGCCATCTACTAAAACAGCTAATTATGCTTTTAGAAACAATGGAGGGCAGACCTTTGAGAATGTGCAAGAAAGTTGGGGTTTTGATGTTGCCAGAATTACAAACGGGGCTATTTATGCCGATTTAGATAATGACGGGGATTTAGAAATAATCACCAATAACTTAAACGAAGTTGCTAGCATTTTTGAGAATAGAACCAACGAGAAAGGGCATTTTATTGGTGTTAATTTGAAAGGAAATTCTAGTCAGATTTTAAACACCAAAATTAAAGTCTATGCCGATGGGAGCTCCCAATACAGAGAGTTTTCGCCAAATCATGGTTTTCAAAGCTCTTATTATGGTCCACAAGTTTTTGGTTTAGGCGACCTTACTTCTGTAGAAAAGATAGAGGTAATTTATCCCGATGGAAAAGGACAAACCTTGATGAATCCTGCTGTTGATACTTACATAGATGTGGCGTATACACCAGAGGAACTATTAGAAAATGAAAATGATGTTCCACTATTTAAGGAGCTTGACTTTCAGTTAGTAGAGCATTCGCAAAAGCATTTAAATGACTTTAACCGTCAGATTTTATTGCCTTGGATGTATTCCTATCAAGGCCCATGCCTTACTAAAGGAGATATTGATAATGATGGCATTGAAGATTTTTATTTGGGAGGAGGTAAAGGCTTTCCAGGGCAACTAATGAAAGGCTTAGGGAATGGAAAGTATAAAGCCACGAATAAACTTGTCTTCAAACAATGGGAGCTATGTACCGATGTTGATGCTGAGTTTTTTGATGCAGATAGTGATGGTGATTTAGACCTTTACGTAGTAGGTGGAGGTTATGAATATTTACCAAACGACCTTATGCTTCAAAACAGGCTTTTCTTAAATGATGGAAAAGGTAACTTTTCAAAGAATGATACCTCTTTCCCCGCAGATATCTTCTCAGATGCTGCTGTGGAGGTTTTTGATTTTGATAACGATGGTGACCAAGATATTTTTGTAGCTGGTTTTGTGGTTCCGGGTGACTACCCAAAAGCGAACCCTTCAAGGATGTACATCAATGATGGGGGCGTCTTCAAAAACCTGAATACAGACCTTTTTACTAAGCTAGGTTTAATAAAAGATGCTAAAGCGGTAGACTATGATTCCGATGGGAAAATGGATTTAGTCTTAGCTGGCGAATGGACAGATATTAAGATTTTAAGAAATACAGGAACTGGTTTTGAACAGGTGAATGACGCTATTTCTAGCGGAACTGGTTTTTGGCAAAGTTTACTTTTTGAAGATTTTGATGGTGACGGCGACATGGATTTAATCGCAGGAAACCTTGGTCTTAATTCTCAATACTGTGCTTCTGATAAAGAGCCATTGCAACTTCACTTGGCAGATTTTGATGGAAATGGAAGAATTGACCCTGTGATATCATGCTTTATTCAGGGAGAAAGTTATCCAGCATACAGCCGCGATGAGCTTTTAGATCACATAGGTTCTTTAAGAAAAGTGTACACCACTTATGAGATTTACTCAGGCGTTACCACTCAAAAGTTTTTAGATAACTTCCCAAATATAAAGCCTGAAGTTTTTAAGGCTACCAACCTTTCTTCCTCTTACTTTAGAAATGATAATGGCAAATTTGTGAAGGTGGACTTACCAGTTCAAATGCAGGCGGCACCTATTTATGCCATGCTAGCAAAAGACCTGAATGGCGATGGTAAAAAGGATTTAATAGCCGCAGGAAATAATACACATACACGTGTCAGAATCGGAAATATTTCCGCAAATCATGGTCAAGTTTTCCTTAACGACGGTCATGGTAATTTTAGCTTTTTAGCTCCTTCTAAAACGGGATTAAACTTAAAAGGTGAAACAAGAGCATTGCTAGAAATTGACAAAAAACTCCTAGTAGGTCAAAGTCAAGATAAGCTAAGAATGTTTTCTTTTAAATAA
- a CDS encoding outer membrane protein assembly factor BamB family protein, producing the protein MTKYLSIALVALIGLSCSSKKTELTWTKNLPMIGSQSSPKATDLNNDGVLDIIMGAGKNEYQSSDRGVLALDGKTGETIWNHPTIDQIYGSATLLDVNKDGVKDIFIGGRSNQFYAINGKTGENIWTWEFKYENHPKLKNAKYNFHNAIIIPDQNNDNTEDLLVVTGGNSKAAPNTSENRYAGILMILNSKDGSVIAADTMPDGRESYMPPLYFKQPDGTENIVFGTGGETIDGNLYRCTLADLKNNDISQSTIISSDTSGHGYIAPSVAVDLNDDGFYDVVSISHGSNISAIDGKSNEVLWTQHVPNTESSNGFAVGNFNGDQTPDLFTFVSEGVWPQSRGSLQIMLDGKTGKIGYTNTLGCTGFSSPVIYDLNDDGVDEAIISINEYDCEVGFTSPQDIEVTTKLLAIDFKNNKIQNIEELALFKNIFSTPWIGDLDNDGYLDIIHCQYFSPNPNLLAFLGMQVKRISTSIKMDVPVKWGGYMGTEGNGVFTK; encoded by the coding sequence ATGACAAAATATCTCTCTATTGCTCTGGTTGCCCTTATTGGACTTTCTTGCTCTTCGAAAAAGACAGAACTAACTTGGACCAAAAACTTGCCGATGATAGGATCGCAATCTTCTCCAAAGGCTACAGACCTAAATAATGATGGCGTGTTAGACATTATTATGGGTGCGGGTAAAAATGAGTATCAAAGTTCTGACAGAGGCGTATTAGCTCTTGACGGAAAAACAGGTGAAACTATCTGGAATCATCCTACTATTGACCAAATATATGGTTCCGCCACTTTGCTTGATGTAAATAAAGATGGAGTAAAAGATATTTTTATTGGCGGGAGGTCAAATCAGTTTTACGCTATTAATGGGAAAACAGGCGAAAATATTTGGACGTGGGAGTTCAAATATGAGAATCACCCAAAACTTAAAAATGCTAAATACAACTTCCATAATGCCATTATTATTCCTGACCAAAACAATGATAATACAGAAGACTTATTAGTGGTAACAGGAGGAAACTCTAAAGCCGCTCCAAACACGAGCGAAAACAGATACGCAGGTATTTTGATGATACTAAACAGCAAAGATGGTAGCGTAATAGCGGCCGACACTATGCCAGACGGAAGAGAATCTTACATGCCTCCGCTTTACTTTAAACAACCTGACGGAACAGAAAATATAGTATTTGGTACAGGTGGTGAAACCATTGACGGAAACCTATACCGATGTACATTAGCTGATTTAAAAAATAACGATATAAGCCAATCAACAATCATTTCGTCTGATACTAGCGGTCATGGCTACATTGCCCCTTCAGTGGCTGTAGATTTAAATGATGATGGTTTTTATGATGTTGTTTCTATTTCTCATGGAAGTAACATTTCTGCCATTGATGGCAAAAGCAATGAAGTTCTTTGGACACAGCATGTACCAAATACAGAATCTAGTAATGGTTTTGCAGTAGGTAATTTTAATGGCGACCAAACACCCGACCTTTTCACTTTTGTGAGTGAAGGCGTATGGCCACAAAGCAGAGGTTCTCTACAAATTATGCTAGACGGCAAGACTGGAAAAATAGGATACACGAATACGCTTGGCTGTACAGGTTTTTCTTCCCCAGTAATTTACGACCTTAATGATGATGGTGTAGATGAGGCTATCATAAGTATTAATGAATATGATTGTGAGGTTGGGTTTACATCGCCACAAGACATCGAAGTTACCACAAAACTGCTAGCCATAGATTTTAAGAATAACAAAATCCAAAACATTGAAGAACTCGCTTTATTTAAGAATATATTTAGTACTCCTTGGATAGGTGATTTAGACAATGACGGCTACCTTGACATCATTCATTGTCAATACTTTAGCCCAAACCCTAACTTACTTGCTTTCTTGGGCATGCAAGTAAAACGCATCAGCACTTCTATCAAAATGGATGTTCCTGTAAAATGGGGTGGCTATATGGGAACAGAAGGTAATGGAGTCTTTACCAAATAA
- a CDS encoding DUF3995 domain-containing protein encodes MDLTLTIIEAGILMTLSGIHFSWVFGGKFGFDVAIPTNPKGEKVLNPKAMDSFIVASGLLIFALYFLIRQGLIAINLPASIDKYGGWVISTIFLFRAIGDFKYVGFFHKVRGTRFSNMDLKLFSPLCLLLSLIGYYLIW; translated from the coding sequence ATGGATTTGACGCTTACTATTATTGAAGCTGGTATTTTAATGACTCTATCAGGAATCCATTTTAGTTGGGTATTTGGCGGAAAGTTTGGCTTTGATGTAGCCATTCCTACTAACCCAAAAGGAGAAAAAGTGCTTAATCCTAAAGCTATGGACAGCTTTATAGTGGCTTCAGGACTTCTTATTTTTGCCCTTTACTTTTTAATTAGACAAGGTTTGATAGCTATAAATTTACCTGCCTCCATTGATAAATACGGAGGATGGGTTATCAGCACCATTTTTCTATTTAGAGCCATAGGGGATTTTAAGTATGTGGGCTTCTTTCATAAGGTACGAGGAACTCGTTTCTCAAATATGGATCTGAAGTTATTTTCTCCCTTATGTTTATTATTAAGTTTGATAGGGTATTATCTTATTTGGTAA